In Paramormyrops kingsleyae isolate MSU_618 unplaced genomic scaffold, PKINGS_0.4 ups389, whole genome shotgun sequence, a genomic segment contains:
- the LOC140577639 gene encoding LOW QUALITY PROTEIN: proto-oncogene tyrosine-protein kinase LCK-like (The sequence of the model RefSeq protein was modified relative to this genomic sequence to represent the inferred CDS: inserted 1 base in 1 codon), whose protein sequence is MSFQYTDTRIPYPSQQTPPCSPAPDNLVIALYSYEPDHNDDLGFHKGXKLKVLNRDDPEWYWAESLTTGQKGYIPFNFVAKMDTMETEPWFFKDLSRNDAMRLLLAPGNTQGSFLIRESETSKGSYSLSVRDLDPECGDTVKHYKIRNLDNGGFYITPRISFSCLSDLVQHYFCEADGLCFRLLKPCQTRAPQKPWWQDEWEIPRESLKLERRLGAGQFGEVWMGTYNQRKVAIKNLKAGTMSPGAFLAEANLMKHLQHPRLVRLYAVVTQEPIYIITEYMENGSLVDFLKTNAGMNLTINILIDMASQVAEGMAFIEQRNYIHRDLRAANILVSEELICKIADFGLARLIEDNEYTAREGAKFPIKWTAPEAINYGTFSIKSDVWSFGILLTEIVTYGRIPYPGMTNSEVIQNLERGYRMPQPDNCPQELYSIMNMCWQETPENRPTFEYLRSVLEDFFTATEQQYQSQPG, encoded by the exons CAGCAAACGCCACCGTGTTCTCCAGCGCCTG ACAATCTGGTCATTGCCCTGTATAGCTATGAACCCGACCACAACGATGACCTGGGCTTCCACAAGG ACAAGCTGAAAGTCCTTAACAG GGATGACCCGGAATGGTACTGGGCTGAATCCCTGACCACCGGCCAGAAGGGCTACATTCCTTTCAACTTTGTTGCCAAGATGGACACCATGGAAACCGAACC GTGGTTCTTCAAAGATCTTTCCAGAAACGATGCCATGAGGCTGCTGCTGGCCCCAGGAAACACCCAGGGTTCCTTCCTCATCCGGGAGAGTGAGACCAGCAAAG GCTCATACTCCTTGTCTGTGCGGGATTTGGATCCTGAATGTGGCGACACCGTCAAGCACTACAAGATCCGGAACCTAGACAATGGTGGCTTTTACATCACGCCCCGGATCTCATTCAGCTGCCTCTCGGACCTGGTGCAGCATTACTTCT GTGAAGCAGATGGCCTCTGTTTCCGCCTCCTCAAACCATGCCAGACTCGGGCCCCGCAGAAGCCCTGGTGGCAGGATGAGTGGGAGATCCCCCGGGAATCACTGAAACTGGAGCGTCGCCTGGGGGCAGGGCAGTTTGGGGAGGTGTGGATGG GGACGTACAACCAGCGCAAAGTGGCCATCAAGAACCTGAAAGCGGGGACCATGTCGCCTGGGGCCTTCCTGGCGGAGGCCAACCTCATGAAGCACCTGCAGCATCCACGCCTCGTACGGCTTTATGCCGTGGTGACGCAGGAGCCCATCTACATCATCACAGAATACATGGAGAACG GAAGCCTGGTGGATTTTCTCAAGACGAATGCAGGAATGAATTTAACCATCAATATCCTGATTGATATGGCCTCCCAG gtggctGAGGGCATGGCGTTCATTGAGCAGCGGAATTACATCCACAGGGACCTGAGAGCCGCCAACATCCTGGTCTCTGAGGAGCTCATCTGCAAGATCGCCGACTTTGGACTCGCTCGCCTCATCGAGGACAATGAGTACACAGCCAGAGAGG GTGCCAAGTTCCCCATCAAATGGACCGCCCCTGAAGCCATAAACTACGGAACCTTCTCCATCAAGTCAGATGTGTGGTCTTTTGGGATCCTGCTGACGGAGATTGTGACGTACGGCCGCATCCCGTACCCAG GCATGACCAACTCCGAGGTGATCCAGAACCTGGAACGGGGGTACCGCATGCCCCAGCCTGACAACTGCCCCCAGGAGCTGTACAGCATCATGAATATGTGCTGGCAGGAGACCCCAGAGAACCGGCCCACATTCGAGTATCTGCGGAGTGTTCTGGAGGACTTCTTTACTGCCACAGAGCAACAGTACCAGAGCCAGCCCGGCTGA